A stretch of Alkalicella caledoniensis DNA encodes these proteins:
- a CDS encoding PTS sugar transporter subunit IIB: protein MRKILLACAAGMSTSLLVTKMEKAAEAKGIEVKIDALPVDAFADNVSKYEIALLGPQVKFKKDEFQKIADQYGIKVLVINSMDYGLMKGEKVLEDALKELQ from the coding sequence ATGAGAAAAATTCTTTTAGCTTGTGCAGCAGGTATGTCAACAAGTTTGCTAGTAACTAAAATGGAGAAAGCAGCTGAGGCAAAAGGTATAGAAGTTAAGATTGATGCTTTGCCAGTTGATGCCTTTGCAGACAACGTAAGTAAATATGAAATTGCTCTACTAGGACCTCAAGTTAAATTCAAAAAAGATGAGTTCCAAAAAATCGCAGATCAATATGGGATCAAGGTTCTAGTAATTAATTCTATGGATTACGGTTTAATGAAAGGCGAGAAAGTGTTAGAAGATGCACTAAAAGAGCTTCAGTAA
- a CDS encoding PTS lactose/cellobiose transporter subunit IIA, translating to MEMVAMEIILYSGNSRSEAFQALKFAKEGKFEEAQESLKLAKEEALKAHKVQTNLIQEEARGNKAEIGLLLVHAQDHLMTSMLAKDLIEEMIDLYKNKNN from the coding sequence ATAGAAATGGTGGCAATGGAAATAATTTTATACTCTGGTAATTCAAGAAGTGAGGCTTTTCAAGCTTTAAAGTTTGCTAAGGAAGGTAAGTTTGAGGAGGCCCAAGAAAGTTTGAAGCTTGCTAAAGAAGAGGCTTTAAAAGCTCATAAAGTTCAAACAAACCTTATTCAAGAAGAGGCAAGGGGTAACAAAGCTGAGATAGGTTTATTGTTAGTTCATGCACAAGATCATTTAATGACATCAATGTTGGCTAAAGACTTAATTGAAGAAATGATCGATTTATATAAAAATAAAAATAATTAA
- a CDS encoding PTS sugar transporter subunit IIC: MNNFLKWLEEKFMPVVAKVGNQRHISAMKDGFIGAMPFMIIGSIMLILAFPPFPADTTNFIGKAWVNLATNYFDILIVPNQMTMAIMSIFISAAIGYSLSKSYKLNPLSGAMLSLAAYLLLAAQPVNGGLPTAYMDGKGVFTAVIAAFFSVELMRFLMERNIRIKMPDGVPPAIAASFDALIPVFLMVAILYPASIAVQHFTGVTVPAAIMEMFKPLVGAVDTLPGILFAVFLAHLLWFAGIHGASIVGGILGPFYAIYLSANQAALAAGEALPNIFTQPFWAFYIVLGGSGATLGLVGLYLTSKSANLKAIGRVAAIPAIFNINEPVIFASPIVMNPILGIPFIIAPMVNASIAYFATGIGLAGRGVTQPPWTTPAPIGAMWATNWQIGAFVLVIVCLVVSTAIYYPFFKVYEKQLVKEEQENAAA, encoded by the coding sequence ATGAATAACTTTCTAAAATGGCTAGAAGAAAAATTCATGCCAGTTGTTGCAAAAGTAGGTAACCAAAGACACATCAGTGCTATGAAAGACGGCTTTATCGGCGCAATGCCATTTATGATTATCGGTAGTATTATGCTTATACTTGCTTTCCCACCATTTCCTGCAGACACCACAAACTTTATCGGTAAAGCATGGGTAAATCTTGCAACTAACTATTTTGATATTTTAATCGTTCCTAACCAAATGACAATGGCAATTATGTCAATATTTATTTCTGCTGCTATCGGATATAGCTTATCTAAAAGCTATAAACTAAACCCACTTTCAGGTGCTATGCTTTCCCTTGCTGCTTACCTTTTACTAGCTGCACAACCTGTTAATGGCGGACTTCCTACTGCATACATGGATGGAAAAGGTGTTTTCACAGCAGTTATAGCTGCATTCTTCTCAGTTGAGTTAATGAGATTCCTTATGGAAAGAAACATCAGAATAAAAATGCCAGATGGTGTACCACCAGCTATCGCTGCTTCCTTTGATGCACTTATTCCGGTATTTTTAATGGTAGCTATCCTTTATCCTGCAAGTATTGCTGTTCAACACTTTACTGGTGTAACAGTTCCAGCTGCAATCATGGAAATGTTCAAGCCTCTTGTTGGTGCTGTAGATACATTGCCAGGTATCTTATTTGCAGTATTCCTAGCTCACTTACTGTGGTTTGCTGGTATTCACGGTGCAAGTATCGTAGGTGGTATCCTAGGACCCTTTTATGCAATTTATCTTTCAGCTAACCAAGCTGCCCTTGCAGCAGGTGAAGCTTTACCAAATATCTTTACTCAACCTTTCTGGGCATTCTATATCGTACTAGGGGGTTCTGGTGCTACATTAGGACTAGTTGGACTATATCTAACAAGTAAATCAGCAAATCTTAAAGCAATTGGTAGAGTTGCTGCTATACCAGCTATATTCAACATCAATGAACCAGTTATATTTGCTTCACCTATCGTTATGAATCCTATCTTAGGTATCCCATTTATCATTGCACCAATGGTAAATGCGTCAATCGCTTACTTTGCTACAGGTATAGGCCTGGCTGGTAGAGGTGTTACACAGCCACCATGGACAACCCCTGCTCCAATAGGAGCTATGTGGGCGACTAACTGGCAGATAGGCGCATTTGTATTAGTTATTGTATGTCTTGTTGTTTCTACAGCAATTTACTACCCATTCTTCAAAGTTTATGAGAAACAATTAGTTAAAGAAGAACAAGAAAACGCTGCTGCGTAA
- a CDS encoding 6-phospho-beta-glucosidase, translating to MKKDRIKIATIGGGSSYTPELIEGYIKRKDELPIGEIWLVDIEEGKEKLEIVGNLARRMVQKAGLDWEIHLTLDRREALKDADFVSTQFRVGLLDARIKDERIPLSHGVLGQETNGAGGMFKAFRTIPVILDIVKDMKELCPNAWLVNFTNPAGMVTEAVLKYGNFERVVGLCNVPIGHNMRESQLLGKTVEELQFQYAGLNHHHWHKIHDKDGNDLTEKVMDAIYENQDNIMENIKFIPFFEEQLRDLGMLPCGYHQYYYLTDDMVKKELEEFATNSTRAETVKKLEAELFEIYKNPELGEKPEQLSKRGGAYYSDAACELIASIHNDKRTDMVVSTRNNGALSDLPYDCAVEVSSIITATGPKPINFGKFPAAQRGLVQLMKAMEEVTIEAAVTGNYGKALQAFTINPLVPSGKIAKTILDEMLVAHKDHLPQFKEAIDKIEKGN from the coding sequence GTGAAAAAAGACCGTATTAAAATTGCCACAATAGGTGGAGGTTCAAGCTACACTCCTGAGCTAATCGAAGGTTATATCAAAAGGAAAGATGAACTACCAATTGGTGAAATATGGTTAGTTGACATCGAAGAAGGAAAAGAAAAATTAGAGATAGTTGGTAACTTAGCTAGACGCATGGTTCAAAAAGCAGGTCTAGACTGGGAAATTCATTTGACTTTAGACAGAAGAGAAGCACTAAAAGATGCTGACTTTGTTTCTACCCAATTCCGAGTAGGACTGTTAGATGCAAGGATTAAAGATGAGCGTATACCTTTAAGTCATGGTGTACTAGGACAAGAAACAAATGGTGCAGGTGGTATGTTTAAAGCATTTAGAACAATACCTGTAATTTTGGATATAGTAAAAGATATGAAAGAACTTTGTCCAAATGCTTGGCTAGTAAACTTCACAAACCCAGCAGGTATGGTTACAGAAGCTGTTCTTAAATACGGGAACTTTGAAAGAGTAGTAGGCCTATGTAACGTACCCATCGGCCATAACATGCGTGAATCTCAACTACTTGGTAAAACAGTAGAAGAACTTCAATTCCAATATGCTGGCTTAAATCATCACCACTGGCACAAAATCCACGACAAAGATGGTAACGACCTGACTGAAAAAGTTATGGATGCTATCTATGAAAACCAAGATAATATCATGGAAAATATTAAATTCATTCCATTTTTTGAAGAACAATTGCGTGATTTAGGAATGCTTCCATGTGGATACCATCAATACTACTACCTAACAGATGATATGGTTAAAAAAGAGCTAGAAGAGTTTGCAACTAACTCAACTCGCGCTGAAACAGTAAAAAAATTAGAAGCCGAGCTTTTTGAAATCTATAAAAACCCAGAGTTAGGAGAGAAGCCTGAACAACTAAGTAAACGTGGAGGAGCATATTATTCTGATGCTGCATGTGAGCTTATTGCATCTATTCACAATGATAAGAGAACTGACATGGTTGTAAGCACAAGGAACAATGGTGCACTGTCAGACCTTCCTTATGATTGTGCAGTAGAAGTAAGTAGTATTATTACTGCAACTGGTCCAAAACCAATCAACTTTGGGAAATTCCCAGCTGCACAGCGTGGGCTAGTACAATTAATGAAAGCTATGGAAGAAGTGACAATAGAAGCTGCAGTTACAGGTAACTATGGTAAAGCACTACAAGCATTTACAATCAACCCATTAGTTCCGTCTGGAAAAATAGCTAAAACTATCCTTGATGAAATGTTAGTTGCCCATAAAGATCACTTACCTCAATTCAAAGAAGCTATCGACAAAATAGAAAAAGGCAACTAA
- a CDS encoding 6-phospho-beta-glucosidase — translation MKKDRIKIVTIGGGSSYTPELIEGYIKRKDELPIGEIWLVDIEEGKDKLEIVGNLAKRMVKEAGLDWEVHLTLDRREALKGADFVSTQFRVGLLDARIKDERIPLSHGVMGQETNGAGGMFKAFRTIPVILEIVEDMKELCPDAWLVNFTNPSGMVAEAVLKYGKFEKVVGLCNVPIMHNMMESKVIGKKPEDLYFQYGGLNHHHWHRVFDREGNEVTEQIMDKIFNQDENTVQNITSIPFFEEQIRDLGMLPCAYHRYYYLTDDMLKKELEEFAKGETRAEVVKKVEAELFELYKDPNLKEKPEQLTKRGGAYYSDAACELISSIYNDKKTDMVVSTRNNGALADLPYDCAVEVSSIITAAGPKPMNFGKFPPAERGLLQVMKAMEEVTIEAAVTGDYGKALQAFTLNPLVPSGKVAKVILDEMLVAHKKHLPQFKNAIEKIENTL, via the coding sequence ATGAAAAAGGATCGTATTAAAATAGTAACTATAGGTGGAGGATCTAGTTATACACCAGAATTAATTGAAGGTTACATCAAAAGAAAAGATGAGTTACCTATAGGTGAAATATGGTTAGTGGATATTGAGGAAGGTAAGGATAAATTAGAAATAGTAGGAAACCTTGCCAAGCGTATGGTTAAAGAAGCTGGCCTTGACTGGGAAGTTCATTTAACATTAGATAGAAGAGAAGCTCTAAAAGGCGCTGACTTTGTATCAACCCAATTTAGAGTAGGTTTACTTGATGCAAGGATTAAAGATGAGCGTATTCCCCTAAGTCATGGAGTTATGGGTCAAGAGACCAATGGCGCAGGTGGTATGTTCAAGGCATTTAGAACTATCCCTGTAATTTTAGAAATAGTTGAAGATATGAAAGAGTTATGTCCAGATGCTTGGCTAGTAAACTTTACAAACCCATCTGGTATGGTAGCAGAGGCTGTACTTAAGTACGGTAAATTTGAAAAAGTTGTAGGGTTATGTAATGTGCCTATCATGCATAACATGATGGAGTCAAAAGTAATTGGTAAAAAGCCAGAAGATCTATACTTTCAATATGGTGGTTTAAATCATCATCACTGGCATAGAGTTTTTGACCGTGAAGGTAATGAAGTTACTGAGCAAATCATGGACAAAATTTTTAACCAAGACGAAAACACTGTACAAAATATTACTAGTATTCCGTTCTTTGAAGAGCAAATCCGTGATTTAGGTATGCTTCCTTGTGCTTACCATAGATACTACTATCTAACAGATGATATGCTTAAAAAAGAATTAGAAGAATTCGCTAAGGGTGAGACCCGTGCAGAAGTGGTTAAAAAAGTTGAAGCGGAGCTATTTGAGCTATATAAAGATCCTAACCTTAAAGAAAAACCAGAGCAACTAACCAAACGTGGTGGAGCATACTACTCAGATGCAGCATGCGAGCTAATATCTTCAATCTATAACGATAAAAAAACCGACATGGTTGTAAGTACTAGAAACAATGGCGCTTTAGCGGACCTTCCATATGATTGTGCAGTTGAAGTTAGCAGTATAATAACTGCAGCTGGACCAAAACCTATGAATTTTGGAAAATTCCCACCAGCTGAGCGTGGACTTTTACAAGTTATGAAAGCCATGGAAGAAGTGACAATAGAAGCTGCTGTAACCGGTGATTATGGTAAAGCGTTACAAGCCTTTACTCTAAACCCACTAGTTCCTTCTGGTAAGGTAGCAAAAGTTATTTTAGACGAAATGCTAGTTGCGCACAAAAAACATTTACCACAGTTTAAGAACGCTATCGAGAAAATCGAAAATACCCTGTAG
- a CDS encoding sigma 54-interacting transcriptional regulator produces MRRIDLVKEALHKLFKETGKGVSAEQVAKELDLQRANVSNDLNLLVKEGKVTKDNGRPVLFEPIVSIKLDGEVDAFDAITGSKGSLTTAVQQGKAAIMYPPNGLHTLIFGETGVGKTLFAELMYNYGKETEKFEKDAPFIAFNCADYSKNPQLLMGQIFGIKKGAYTGADTDQEGLLEKANGGILFLDEVHRLPGEGQEMLFTYMDKGSFKRLGETEYSRKAKVLIIAATTEDPKSNLLDTFIRRIPMMINIPSLRERMLSERYRLIEDFFRQESARIGKEIIVSVNAIRSLMLYDCPNNIGQLKSDIQLSCARAFLDFVSQTKGKVIVSSKILPEDAKKGILKLKNHRDEINHLLGNVTSEHIFSANQEETNLVSEDHYSIPNNFYEMLEKRIEKLRAEGVNDADINEIIGMDIENYFINFMGRVKQKVNENEIETIIGKGILDLAKEIISITKEKLKNPHIETLLYGLALHIHSTQERIKQNKPIINPKLNDIRKKYPKEFSVAVEVAMMIEDRLKIELPLDEIGFLTMFFANKQIQGEEDPKPENVGILVLMHGDSAASSIAKVANSLLATETAHAIDMPLTVNPEEIYKEAKVKIEKLNAGQGVLILADMGSLINFGDMITKEIGIPTKTVEMVSTPMVLEATRKAMLGSDLVQVYNSAIDINPYLGKKLAESPIEEYSTSRNVIITGCYTGEGSSVKIKSFVSKNIEHTNIDIIPLSFTGLKDFQKQINMLAEFKNIVAVVSFVNPEIPSIPFFTLEEIFTEQGQKKLQAVVNNEKMFSQISETLTANLNFHNNKELVYDIKSALIGISNSLKKQLNNDVLIGVVLHVGCLIENYINNFTVESTRPTPSNVDPEAKAIVKEYLLPIERKYNISIADNEIALITSIILDNQ; encoded by the coding sequence ATGCGTAGAATAGATTTGGTCAAAGAAGCACTTCATAAATTATTTAAAGAAACTGGCAAAGGTGTCAGTGCAGAACAAGTGGCCAAAGAACTTGACTTACAAAGGGCAAATGTAAGTAATGATTTAAACCTTTTGGTTAAAGAAGGAAAAGTGACTAAGGATAATGGCCGCCCAGTGCTATTTGAACCAATAGTATCTATAAAGCTTGATGGCGAAGTAGATGCCTTTGATGCAATCACAGGTTCAAAGGGATCATTAACAACTGCTGTACAACAGGGAAAAGCTGCTATAATGTATCCGCCCAATGGCCTGCATACACTTATTTTTGGTGAGACAGGGGTAGGTAAAACTCTTTTTGCTGAGCTTATGTATAACTACGGAAAAGAGACAGAAAAATTCGAAAAAGATGCTCCTTTTATAGCATTTAACTGTGCAGACTACTCAAAAAATCCCCAACTTCTTATGGGGCAGATTTTTGGTATAAAAAAAGGTGCCTATACAGGTGCTGATACAGATCAAGAAGGACTTTTAGAGAAAGCAAATGGAGGAATTTTATTTTTGGATGAGGTTCATCGCTTGCCTGGTGAAGGACAAGAGATGCTCTTTACTTATATGGACAAAGGTAGTTTTAAACGACTAGGAGAAACTGAGTACAGTCGAAAGGCTAAAGTTTTAATAATAGCTGCGACAACAGAAGATCCAAAATCAAACTTGCTAGATACCTTTATTCGCCGCATACCCATGATGATAAACATCCCATCATTAAGGGAAAGGATGCTTTCTGAGAGATATAGACTTATTGAAGACTTTTTTAGGCAGGAATCTGCAAGGATTGGTAAAGAGATTATTGTTAGTGTAAATGCAATAAGGAGCTTGATGCTTTATGATTGTCCAAACAATATAGGCCAACTTAAAAGTGATATACAGTTAAGCTGTGCAAGAGCTTTTTTAGACTTTGTTTCTCAGACAAAGGGTAAGGTAATAGTAAGTAGTAAGATATTACCTGAAGATGCAAAAAAAGGAATTCTTAAGCTTAAAAATCATCGTGATGAAATCAATCACCTCTTGGGTAATGTAACCAGTGAGCATATTTTTTCTGCTAATCAAGAGGAAACAAACCTAGTGTCCGAAGATCACTACTCTATACCCAATAATTTTTACGAAATGCTAGAAAAGAGGATAGAAAAGCTAAGGGCTGAAGGTGTCAATGATGCAGATATAAATGAAATAATTGGAATGGATATAGAGAACTACTTCATTAACTTTATGGGAAGAGTAAAGCAGAAGGTTAATGAAAACGAAATAGAAACTATTATAGGTAAGGGAATTTTAGACCTAGCTAAAGAGATAATTTCAATTACTAAGGAAAAATTAAAAAATCCTCATATTGAAACACTACTTTACGGACTAGCCCTTCATATTCATTCTACTCAAGAACGTATAAAACAAAATAAACCCATTATTAATCCTAAGCTAAATGATATTAGAAAAAAATATCCTAAAGAGTTCTCAGTGGCTGTAGAAGTAGCAATGATGATTGAAGATAGACTAAAAATAGAACTTCCCCTAGATGAAATAGGCTTCTTAACAATGTTCTTTGCAAATAAGCAAATACAAGGTGAAGAGGATCCAAAACCTGAGAATGTAGGTATCTTGGTATTAATGCACGGTGATAGCGCTGCAAGCAGTATAGCAAAAGTTGCAAATTCTTTACTGGCAACGGAGACTGCCCATGCCATAGATATGCCACTTACAGTTAACCCTGAAGAGATATATAAAGAAGCTAAAGTGAAGATAGAAAAGCTAAACGCTGGTCAAGGGGTCTTAATTTTAGCGGATATGGGCTCTTTGATTAACTTTGGTGATATGATTACAAAAGAAATAGGTATACCTACCAAAACTGTTGAAATGGTTAGTACACCTATGGTGCTCGAGGCTACAAGAAAAGCTATGTTAGGATCTGACTTGGTGCAAGTGTATAACTCAGCAATAGATATAAATCCATACCTAGGGAAAAAATTAGCTGAGAGCCCAATTGAAGAATACAGTACATCAAGAAATGTGATAATAACAGGTTGTTACACAGGTGAAGGTAGCTCAGTAAAAATAAAATCCTTTGTTTCAAAAAATATTGAACACACCAATATTGATATAATTCCCCTTAGTTTCACAGGGTTAAAAGACTTTCAAAAACAAATTAATATGTTAGCAGAATTTAAAAATATAGTGGCAGTAGTGAGTTTTGTAAACCCGGAAATACCTTCAATACCTTTTTTCACTTTAGAGGAGATTTTCACAGAACAAGGGCAGAAAAAACTACAAGCTGTGGTGAATAATGAAAAAATGTTTAGTCAAATATCTGAAACACTTACTGCAAACCTAAATTTCCACAACAATAAAGAGTTAGTGTATGATATTAAGTCTGCTTTAATAGGTATAAGTAACTCCCTTAAGAAACAGCTAAATAATGATGTACTTATAGGTGTTGTACTACATGTTGGATGTCTCATTGAAAATTATATTAATAACTTTACTGTAGAATCCACACGCCCAACACCTTCAAACGTCGACCCTGAAGCTAAAGCCATCGTAAAGGAATACTTATTGCCTATTGAGCGTAAGTATAATATATCCATAGCAGATAACGAAATCGCACTGATTACATCTATCATACTAGATAATCAGTAA
- a CDS encoding PTS sugar transporter subunit IIB — protein sequence MKKILLACAAGMSTSLLVTKMEKAAQAKGIEVKIDAVPVDAFADKVSQYEIALLGPQVKFKKDEFQKIADQYGIKVLVINSMDYGLMKGEKILEETLKEMQ from the coding sequence ATGAAAAAAATATTGCTAGCATGTGCAGCAGGAATGTCAACAAGTCTATTAGTAACAAAGATGGAAAAAGCTGCTCAAGCAAAGGGTATCGAAGTTAAAATCGATGCTGTTCCAGTGGACGCTTTTGCAGACAAAGTATCTCAGTACGAGATAGCCTTACTTGGTCCTCAGGTTAAGTTTAAGAAAGATGAATTCCAAAAAATCGCTGATCAATATGGAATCAAAGTATTAGTTATTAACTCTATGGACTATGGTTTAATGAAAGGTGAAAAAATCCTTGAAGAAACCTTGAAAGAAATGCAATAG
- a CDS encoding AEC family transporter, translated as MNVFFFILTNNIVPIFALIILGFALSKKFDLDIMTLTKLNFYVFVPAFTFVNLYTAQIPMEMIKVLIAACLILITNMVLVGIMAKFRGYDEGLKNAFTNSVIFYNAGNIGIPLITLAFTGTPYLEIALTAQIMVMLVQTLTTSTLGFINAGRGANTHWKESVVKVLKMPTIYMIPLAFILKSFSYDFTQFALWPALEYARAAVIPLSLITLGVQLSKTQFEFKNKEVYISVLMRLVGGPIIALLFIYVLRIEGVIAQVVLISTAVPTAVNAALIAVECNNYPDFSSQTVMISTLLGSVSLVFVIYMAEILFPIL; from the coding sequence ATGAATGTGTTCTTTTTTATTCTAACAAACAATATTGTACCTATTTTTGCACTTATAATTTTAGGTTTTGCTCTCAGTAAGAAATTTGATCTTGATATCATGACACTTACTAAATTGAATTTTTATGTTTTTGTACCTGCATTTACATTTGTAAATCTATATACAGCTCAGATACCCATGGAAATGATAAAGGTTTTAATTGCCGCATGTCTTATTTTAATAACTAACATGGTACTTGTGGGAATAATGGCTAAATTTCGAGGATACGATGAGGGGTTAAAAAATGCTTTTACGAACTCCGTCATTTTTTATAATGCAGGAAATATAGGGATACCACTAATAACTTTAGCCTTTACTGGGACACCATACCTAGAAATTGCCCTTACTGCGCAAATAATGGTTATGCTAGTACAAACATTAACAACAAGCACACTGGGCTTTATCAATGCTGGGCGAGGGGCAAATACCCATTGGAAGGAGTCAGTGGTGAAAGTTCTAAAAATGCCTACTATTTATATGATCCCATTGGCCTTTATACTAAAATCCTTTTCCTATGATTTCACCCAGTTTGCATTGTGGCCAGCCCTTGAGTACGCAAGGGCAGCTGTTATTCCACTATCTTTAATTACCTTGGGGGTACAGCTTTCTAAAACTCAGTTTGAATTTAAAAATAAGGAAGTATATATATCTGTCCTAATGAGACTAGTAGGTGGACCAATTATCGCTTTACTATTCATCTACGTGTTGCGTATAGAGGGAGTTATTGCTCAGGTAGTACTTATCTCAACTGCTGTCCCCACAGCTGTAAATGCAGCACTAATAGCAGTGGAATGCAATAACTACCCTGATTTTTCTTCACAGACAGTAATGATTTCCACATTACTTGGTTCCGTAAGCTTGGTATTTGTAATTTATATGGCAGAAATTTTATTCCCCATACTTTAA